The following proteins come from a genomic window of Larimichthys crocea isolate SSNF chromosome III, L_crocea_2.0, whole genome shotgun sequence:
- the tomm20a gene encoding translocase of outer mitochondrial membrane 20, translated as MMSGRTGAVVLGVCGALFVAYCIYFDRKRRSDPRFKEKLRERRRKKNVSSESSTLAKLPDLKDAEAVQKFFLEEIQLGEELLSQGEFEKGVDHLTNAIAVCGQPQQLLQVLQQTLPPPVFQMLLTKLPTISQRIISAQSLTEDDVE; from the exons ATGATGAGCGGGAGGACCGGGGCGGTCGTCCTCGGGGTGTGCGGGGCCCTTTTCGTCgcatattgtatttatttcgACAGAAAGCGGCGGAGTGACCCTCGCTTCAAGGAAAAGCTACGTGAAC gtagaagaaagaaaaatgtttccagTGAGAGTTCCACACTGGCAAAG CTGCCTGATTTGAAGGACGCAGAAGCTGTTCAGAAATTCTTTCTGGAGGAAATCCAGTTGGGAGAGGAGCTTCTGTCACAAG GTGAATTCGAGAAAGGTGTGGACCACCTGACCAATGCCATTGCAGTATGTGGCCAACCgcagcagctccttcaggtACTCCAGCAGACGTTGCCACCTCCAGTCTTCCAGATGCTGCTTACCAAACTGCCCACCATCAGCCAG cgaATCATCAGCGCTCAGTCTTTAACAGAAGATGACGTcgaatga